One Haloplanus sp. GDY1 DNA segment encodes these proteins:
- a CDS encoding VirB4 family type IV secretion system protein yields the protein MTTMRNLVLQTGSGAVGQLTEWVTNPTSAEGAALYILLAVLVGIGGKFLWDWYTEDDEEEVEFSDLLDEETIEQGAAERQLLDDIAESHKTVTAPAAIEWETRAARVGEQWTTTLYIADYPDYPNDGYLSELFEMTDVQFDLTAHITPKNQERARNELQDIADDLQVDADLEQSVRSAYLQERANEAAATYKAVENGANVFDQGMFITVRADEKEDLRDAVQKVKSALRDDPANLTPKTAICRQDLALQSAAPIGDNEFGRTSIALGGAVGALLSSPHNATILEEGGVEFGIHKDNQSPVVIDPFARDNGYAMFTVGDTGSGKSFSSKQNFIRSIEQSKDRIGIILEPLNNWAGVAEALDAKRITVGGTLGLNPLEIRETPEHVQRAMGEDASPFNEKLDDAMSFLTNFFALRGISLGDRRTTLELGLKRAYKRNGITDDISTHDNPSPTIQDMMDVFEDMVDDPEEFVVRSDEEAGKIKEDATWLLDQLRPFEDDGRHANLGQESDFDIRDEKVIYLDLAQQEGSVDSSTALTMQLLISLVYERAKVSEKEVVFYIDEARYIMQDAASLAFLETVFRHHRHHDLSIRLVTQTVDEFFEHAESEAILDQCAVKQFHRLDGMDEEWADEFGLNYAQMRFVQDAVPGNEDAGFSEALVGVDGEWRGIQVKAMPKEKQVIDFDPTSQVRSSLPGAGDDAVDTEMQEFQDELEHRATNGTNETSGPNEESDAVEAEPDGGSTEGTNDG from the coding sequence ATGACCACGATGCGTAACCTCGTCCTCCAGACGGGCAGCGGAGCCGTCGGCCAGCTCACGGAGTGGGTCACGAATCCGACCTCAGCTGAAGGTGCGGCTCTCTACATCCTGCTCGCGGTACTAGTCGGGATCGGCGGGAAATTCCTCTGGGACTGGTACACCGAAGACGACGAGGAAGAGGTCGAGTTCTCGGATCTGCTCGACGAGGAGACCATCGAACAGGGCGCGGCCGAACGCCAACTTCTCGACGACATCGCCGAGTCACACAAAACGGTGACCGCGCCGGCGGCGATTGAGTGGGAGACGCGCGCGGCACGGGTCGGCGAGCAGTGGACGACGACGCTGTACATCGCTGACTACCCGGACTACCCCAACGACGGCTACCTCTCCGAGCTCTTCGAGATGACGGACGTGCAGTTCGATTTGACGGCCCACATCACGCCGAAGAACCAGGAGCGGGCGCGGAACGAACTGCAGGATATCGCTGACGACCTTCAGGTGGACGCTGACCTTGAACAGAGCGTGCGGAGTGCCTACCTACAGGAACGCGCCAACGAGGCCGCAGCGACGTACAAGGCCGTCGAGAACGGCGCGAATGTCTTCGACCAGGGGATGTTCATCACGGTCCGGGCCGACGAGAAGGAGGACCTCCGCGACGCCGTCCAGAAGGTCAAGAGCGCGCTCCGCGACGACCCGGCGAACCTCACGCCGAAGACGGCGATCTGCCGGCAGGATCTCGCCCTTCAGTCCGCCGCACCCATCGGTGACAACGAGTTCGGGCGGACGTCGATTGCGCTCGGCGGCGCCGTCGGCGCGCTGCTGTCTTCGCCGCACAACGCGACGATCCTCGAGGAGGGCGGCGTCGAATTCGGGATTCACAAAGACAACCAGAGCCCGGTCGTCATCGACCCGTTCGCGCGGGACAACGGGTACGCGATGTTCACCGTCGGCGACACCGGCTCAGGGAAGTCGTTCAGTTCGAAGCAGAACTTCATCCGGTCGATCGAGCAGAGCAAGGACCGTATCGGCATCATCCTCGAGCCGTTGAACAACTGGGCGGGGGTCGCCGAAGCGCTCGATGCCAAACGCATCACGGTCGGCGGGACGCTCGGCTTGAACCCCTTGGAGATTCGGGAGACGCCCGAGCACGTCCAGCGGGCGATGGGCGAGGACGCGAGCCCGTTCAACGAGAAGCTCGACGACGCGATGAGCTTCCTCACGAACTTCTTCGCGCTTCGCGGCATCTCGCTGGGTGACCGGCGGACGACGCTGGAACTCGGGCTCAAGCGGGCGTACAAGCGCAACGGCATCACCGACGACATCTCCACACACGACAACCCGAGCCCGACGATTCAGGATATGATGGACGTCTTCGAGGACATGGTTGACGACCCCGAGGAGTTCGTCGTCCGGTCCGACGAGGAGGCGGGGAAGATCAAAGAGGACGCGACGTGGCTCCTCGATCAGCTTCGGCCCTTCGAGGACGACGGTCGCCACGCCAACCTCGGCCAAGAGTCCGACTTCGACATTCGCGACGAGAAGGTCATCTACCTCGACCTCGCTCAGCAGGAGGGCAGCGTCGACAGCAGCACGGCGCTGACGATGCAGCTCCTGATCTCGCTGGTGTACGAGCGGGCGAAAGTCTCGGAGAAGGAGGTCGTGTTCTACATCGACGAGGCACGCTACATCATGCAGGACGCCGCGAGCCTGGCGTTCCTCGAAACGGTGTTCCGCCACCACCGGCACCACGACCTCTCGATCCGGCTGGTCACGCAGACCGTCGACGAGTTCTTCGAGCACGCCGAGAGCGAGGCCATCCTGGATCAGTGTGCGGTCAAGCAGTTCCACCGCCTCGACGGGATGGACGAAGAGTGGGCCGACGAGTTCGGATTGAACTACGCGCAGATGCGGTTCGTCCAGGATGCCGTGCCCGGCAACGAGGACGCCGGCTTCTCCGAGGCGCTGGTGGGCGTCGACGGCGAGTGGCGCGGCATCCAGGTCAAAGCGATGCCCAAGGAGAAGCAGGTCATCGACTTCGACCCGACCTCACAGGTCCGATCCTCGCTGCCCGGCGCCGGCGACGACGCCGTCGATACCGAGATGCAGGAGTTCCAGGACGAGCTCGAGCATCGAGCAACGAACGGAACGAACGAAACGAGCGGACCGAACGAGGAATCAGACGCCGTCGAAGCTGAGCCAGACGGCGGATCAACGGAGGGGACCAACGATGGCTGA
- a CDS encoding ATP-binding protein — MAEYLRVTPTSERLDPESIPRVLDSLHKLTTPGSSGLGAKLNPLHSETPPRFEFLAISDGPDDPVEFFYGADAHLDTLEKRLRSIYPSTFDIERVDVDVAARLIQPVEFTPQEFVDHYEAGRLQYEFGSADQYDIVDEESADSEAAEADPVVDGGTAATSVPDHHVTVGDSALELAPPDALPDDEEERRAIEKPTMTPAGTILARPAQDAVSPLGVRWCGSASRKQDWMTSLTPFTAEETNGDLSSVDEPGAALASLIDHLMEATAPTAFQVVFQRRASWQSDAEVRKEDLVDGRDTFFQEVVGSLLEVEDQRSDQDDRQLSEAVEKRIEYIDAKNAKRSFTVNIRAVGVPTDDTHDDLDGRMDSLLPVFDPLDGPFYEVDGQRLRDSGFREKTKVKKARAALQRLLNRELTTGRGKTRPELVLCGTELANFVLVPSSEQLTVEGTRGTRAEQQSRNPLPWPNPDLIQQFQDGMAIGYALDENGEPRPDPIRIPPDLLPTHYGRFASTGGGKSKAIINDALSLRESTGGPVVLVDPKGDGMCENYLRCHYERFGGLDDVYHFRVPETIPAFSFFDIRPALEAGRNREDAIQDKVDHFHDILRMIMGREQYGQAFVANEILSYLIKALFDEEYGSDVFGLDDLFAAALRMQRDQTIPPVSADNQNIEESLTRHFAKDNHQFQVSMDAVGNRLDKLKEDAHLRRIFSHVPEQNDAGEYVDNRFDFREFLDEDATIIFDLGDLRPEAQRAITLLLLSNLWDAVQVRRRDGQTDYENLTNLIIEEAAPVASTKLVSEQLLPQGRSFGLSMGLVMQFPEQVRNRNERAYDEVLNNIKTKLIGNISIERDLAESLAHEDLSPTELRNRINTLPSGEWIAQLPSPSFGETGPPPFSLQPLPIAPGHPESDQPLTEPQEDHFESVSRPRMVERTQAQYGLTEPTESSTSPEETGWGSTGAEMTGAAADGDSGTDPTQSAFISESTTEDASTSTSQPETDSDPDAGESAMSPLFGQATETDEEPAGDQATQPENGATPVQESSVPVPDDELRQRGLSRDDVRFLNRVLDVMNREDDEYTLLDRMSQLRDEYDDLHIERLTEQDLLEADSAAGRKYYTVLPDGRDLLGRELKAGPGAGDLGEKTPHKVGVRLLELWLQQRDDVGRVDPYYETDDGTVLDVAGFDADGDLVWAGEAELASNNRHAPVEDYDKLSAVDADAIWAFNNRETALDVLESLADADRIDERVSGRAARSFATIRDAVDDFDAAGLTTVRGFKNLDQELNQ, encoded by the coding sequence ATGGCTGAGTACCTGCGCGTCACGCCGACATCCGAGCGACTTGACCCGGAGAGCATCCCCCGAGTCCTCGACAGCCTCCACAAGCTGACCACGCCCGGCTCGTCGGGCCTCGGGGCGAAGCTGAACCCACTCCACAGTGAGACCCCACCCCGGTTCGAGTTCCTCGCAATCAGTGATGGCCCCGACGACCCGGTGGAGTTCTTCTACGGGGCCGATGCGCACCTCGATACGCTCGAGAAGCGCCTCCGTTCCATCTATCCAAGCACGTTCGACATCGAGCGCGTCGACGTCGACGTCGCCGCTCGGCTCATTCAGCCAGTCGAGTTCACACCGCAGGAATTCGTCGACCACTACGAGGCCGGGCGGCTGCAGTACGAGTTTGGCTCGGCAGACCAGTACGACATCGTCGACGAGGAATCAGCGGACTCCGAGGCAGCCGAAGCCGACCCCGTTGTCGACGGCGGTACAGCAGCCACGAGCGTCCCCGATCATCACGTGACTGTCGGGGACTCAGCCCTGGAACTAGCGCCGCCCGATGCACTTCCAGACGACGAGGAAGAGCGACGGGCCATCGAGAAGCCGACGATGACACCGGCGGGAACCATTCTGGCTCGCCCGGCCCAAGACGCCGTCTCGCCTCTCGGGGTCCGGTGGTGTGGCTCCGCGTCGCGGAAGCAGGACTGGATGACCTCGCTGACGCCGTTCACAGCGGAGGAAACGAACGGCGATCTCTCGTCCGTCGACGAGCCCGGCGCGGCGCTGGCGTCGCTAATCGACCATCTGATGGAGGCGACAGCGCCGACCGCGTTCCAAGTCGTCTTCCAACGGCGTGCCAGCTGGCAGTCCGACGCGGAGGTGCGGAAAGAGGATCTCGTCGACGGCCGGGATACGTTCTTCCAGGAGGTCGTCGGGTCGCTGCTCGAGGTCGAGGACCAGCGGAGCGACCAGGACGACCGGCAGCTCAGCGAGGCCGTCGAGAAGCGCATCGAGTACATCGACGCGAAAAACGCCAAACGGTCGTTCACGGTCAACATCCGGGCCGTCGGTGTCCCCACCGACGACACCCACGACGACCTCGATGGCCGGATGGACTCGCTCCTCCCGGTGTTCGATCCGCTTGATGGACCGTTCTACGAGGTCGATGGACAACGCCTCCGGGACAGCGGCTTCCGTGAGAAAACGAAGGTGAAGAAGGCACGAGCCGCTCTTCAGCGCCTCCTCAATCGCGAGTTGACGACGGGCCGGGGGAAGACACGCCCCGAGCTGGTCCTCTGTGGAACGGAGCTCGCGAACTTCGTCCTCGTCCCTTCCTCCGAACAGTTGACGGTCGAGGGGACACGGGGAACGAGGGCCGAACAGCAGAGTCGGAACCCGCTCCCGTGGCCGAACCCGGATCTGATCCAGCAGTTCCAAGACGGGATGGCCATCGGCTACGCGCTCGACGAGAACGGTGAGCCACGGCCGGACCCCATCCGGATTCCGCCGGACCTGTTGCCGACGCATTACGGCCGGTTCGCGTCGACGGGCGGCGGGAAGTCGAAGGCCATCATCAACGACGCTCTTTCGCTTCGCGAGTCGACGGGTGGCCCCGTCGTCCTCGTCGATCCGAAGGGTGACGGGATGTGTGAGAACTACCTGCGCTGCCACTACGAACGATTTGGGGGCCTCGACGACGTCTACCACTTCCGCGTCCCGGAGACAATCCCCGCGTTCTCCTTCTTCGACATCCGCCCCGCGCTCGAGGCCGGTCGCAACCGAGAGGACGCGATTCAGGACAAGGTCGACCACTTCCACGACATCCTCCGGATGATTATGGGTCGCGAGCAGTACGGGCAGGCGTTCGTCGCGAACGAGATTCTGAGCTATCTGATCAAGGCGCTGTTCGACGAGGAGTACGGGAGCGACGTGTTCGGGCTGGACGACCTCTTCGCTGCTGCCCTCCGGATGCAGCGCGACCAGACGATTCCCCCGGTCTCAGCGGACAACCAGAACATCGAGGAATCGCTGACGCGCCACTTCGCGAAGGACAACCACCAGTTCCAGGTGTCGATGGACGCCGTCGGGAACCGCCTCGACAAGCTCAAAGAGGACGCGCATCTCCGGCGGATCTTCAGCCACGTCCCCGAGCAGAACGACGCCGGCGAGTACGTCGACAACCGCTTCGACTTCCGCGAGTTCCTCGACGAAGACGCTACCATCATCTTCGACCTCGGCGACCTGCGGCCGGAGGCCCAGCGAGCGATCACGCTCCTACTGCTGAGCAACCTCTGGGACGCCGTCCAGGTGCGCCGGCGCGACGGCCAGACCGACTACGAGAACCTCACGAACCTCATCATCGAGGAGGCGGCGCCGGTCGCGTCGACGAAACTAGTCTCCGAGCAGCTACTGCCGCAGGGCCGGTCGTTCGGGCTGAGTATGGGGCTCGTGATGCAGTTCCCTGAACAGGTGCGGAACCGGAACGAGCGGGCCTACGACGAGGTGCTGAACAACATTAAGACGAAGCTCATCGGCAACATCTCGATCGAGCGCGACCTCGCAGAGTCGCTTGCCCACGAGGACCTCTCTCCGACCGAACTCCGCAACCGGATCAACACGCTGCCGAGCGGCGAGTGGATTGCGCAACTCCCGAGTCCGTCGTTCGGGGAGACTGGTCCGCCACCGTTTTCGCTGCAGCCGCTCCCGATTGCGCCGGGGCATCCAGAAAGCGACCAGCCGCTCACAGAGCCCCAGGAAGACCATTTCGAGTCCGTGTCCCGGCCACGAATGGTCGAGCGGACACAGGCCCAGTACGGGCTGACAGAGCCGACAGAGTCGAGCACTTCCCCAGAGGAGACTGGCTGGGGGAGTACGGGGGCCGAGATGACGGGTGCGGCTGCCGACGGCGACTCAGGAACGGACCCGACGCAATCCGCGTTCATCAGCGAATCGACGACCGAGGACGCGTCGACGTCGACCTCCCAGCCCGAGACGGACAGCGACCCAGATGCAGGCGAGTCAGCGATGAGCCCCCTGTTCGGGCAGGCCACCGAGACGGACGAGGAACCAGCTGGTGACCAAGCAACGCAGCCGGAGAACGGGGCAACGCCCGTCCAAGAAAGCAGCGTGCCCGTCCCCGATGACGAACTCCGACAACGCGGGCTCAGCCGTGACGACGTTCGGTTCCTGAATCGGGTCCTCGACGTGATGAACCGGGAGGACGACGAGTACACGCTACTGGACAGGATGAGCCAGCTCCGGGACGAATACGACGACCTCCATATAGAGCGGCTCACAGAGCAGGATCTCCTGGAAGCGGACTCCGCTGCCGGGCGCAAGTACTACACCGTCCTCCCCGACGGTCGAGACCTCCTGGGGAGAGAATTGAAGGCGGGGCCAGGAGCGGGTGATCTCGGCGAGAAAACGCCACACAAGGTTGGCGTCCGGCTCCTCGAGCTGTGGCTCCAGCAGCGGGACGACGTCGGTCGCGTGGACCCGTACTACGAAACCGACGACGGCACGGTACTGGATGTGGCCGGCTTCGACGCGGACGGCGATCTCGTCTGGGCCGGCGAAGCAGAGCTCGCGAGTAACAACCGGCACGCCCCGGTCGAGGATTACGACAAACTCAGCGCGGTGGATGCGGACGCGATCTGGGCCTTCAACAATCGCGAGACGGCGCTCGACGTCCTGGAGAGCCTTGCCGACGCGGATCGGATCGACGAGCGGGTCAGCGGGCGGGCGGCACGGTCGTTCGCGACCATCAGAGACGCTGTCGACGACTTCGACGCTGCGGGCTTGACCACCGTTCGGGGCTTCAAAAATCTCGATCAAGAACTCAACCAGTGA
- a CDS encoding DNA primase, producing the protein MTWRQATREELYDYYAEEFPRYLDDLPEFITATGPKQYAVAFREPHPVRKDEVPDKDFIRRDTWQTDASGDRTTPEFDDFEDVVEFIRHPARNDPLGRSEFALADPEVLEKPDPRPDAVYYALDHWERPWVLLVDIDAKEIARDRADEMVSAAVDDQDDDALLDAAGILDAAPEGYPYAFEDIDRAIEYGFEVRDIFEDDFDAEETMVVYSGQGVHVYLLDTGPAHRYDEQSREVLNDLLLETYDIPIDPVVTADRRRVARLPYSLHADVCSIVQPIESPAFDVRSATPEVIDE; encoded by the coding sequence ATGACCTGGCGACAGGCGACCCGCGAGGAGCTTTACGACTACTACGCCGAGGAGTTCCCCCGCTATCTGGATGACCTGCCGGAATTCATCACGGCGACCGGCCCGAAACAGTACGCCGTCGCCTTCCGAGAGCCCCATCCGGTGCGCAAAGACGAGGTGCCGGACAAGGACTTCATCCGGCGGGATACGTGGCAAACAGATGCGTCGGGCGACCGAACAACGCCCGAGTTCGACGACTTCGAGGACGTCGTCGAGTTCATACGCCACCCAGCTCGCAACGACCCGCTGGGGCGGAGCGAGTTCGCGCTTGCTGATCCGGAGGTGCTGGAGAAACCGGACCCACGGCCCGACGCCGTCTACTACGCGCTGGATCACTGGGAACGACCGTGGGTCCTCCTCGTCGACATCGACGCCAAAGAGATCGCCCGAGACCGAGCGGACGAGATGGTGTCGGCGGCCGTCGATGATCAGGACGACGATGCGCTCCTCGACGCTGCGGGGATCCTCGACGCCGCTCCCGAGGGGTATCCGTACGCCTTCGAAGACATCGACCGCGCCATCGAATACGGGTTCGAGGTGCGCGACATCTTCGAGGACGATTTCGACGCCGAGGAGACGATGGTGGTGTACAGCGGGCAGGGGGTCCATGTCTACCTGCTGGATACCGGCCCGGCGCACCGATACGACGAGCAGAGTCGCGAGGTGTTGAACGACCTCCTCCTCGAGACATACGACATCCCGATCGACCCCGTCGTGACGGCCGACCGCCGGCGTGTGGCCCGCCTGCCCTACTCGCTGCACGCCGACGTCTGTAGCATCGTCCAACCCATCGAGAGCCCAGCGTTCGACGTTCGGTCGGCGACACCGGAGGTAATCGACGAATGA
- a CDS encoding transposase, with product MAAKRTVSKTLEASTVPPTAHKQRRLEDTVATYRDALHTAFESGAETQSAVNDIVTDYDLTSYAKDALKQYVPQLRETFDAEELDEDHPVRFTNRGFRLDHSPSREYEFCWRVPQAGRGNAFWIPLRINPAQESLWFDVLDGEVSVGEFRLIQNWSTWTLHVSVKYTVDDPEPDEDPTFIGFDIGESALITGCALQRETPTKPLLIDGGRARHLRKEMYTTLQRLQERGAADWRIEERFGYHQNALTDIVEKASHEAVEYARQFDDPVIVLENLSYIRENLDYGAYMNRRLHSWAFAQLQGRIEDKALEAGIPVEHVQPHYTSQICHACGHVGRRDEQAEFRCTNDECHITTFQADINAAANIARCVDPWGESVPWKSERDDTPRNGSPCDRAAERREASREPRQMTLSEYGSETSETGSLVGSSVR from the coding sequence ATGGCCGCCAAACGAACCGTCTCGAAGACGCTTGAGGCGTCGACAGTCCCGCCGACGGCACACAAACAGCGTCGGCTTGAGGACACTGTAGCGACGTACCGCGACGCACTCCATACTGCCTTCGAGAGCGGGGCGGAAACGCAATCGGCGGTCAACGACATCGTCACCGACTACGACCTTACCTCCTACGCCAAGGACGCGCTCAAACAGTACGTTCCTCAGCTTCGGGAGACCTTCGACGCTGAGGAACTGGATGAGGATCACCCAGTTCGATTCACCAACCGCGGTTTCCGTCTCGATCATTCGCCAAGCCGTGAGTACGAGTTCTGCTGGCGGGTCCCGCAAGCAGGCCGTGGCAACGCCTTTTGGATCCCGTTGCGGATTAATCCCGCACAGGAATCGCTCTGGTTTGACGTGCTCGATGGTGAGGTCTCTGTCGGCGAATTCCGATTGATCCAAAATTGGAGTACGTGGACACTGCATGTCTCCGTCAAGTACACCGTCGACGATCCCGAACCGGACGAAGATCCGACCTTCATCGGATTCGATATCGGCGAAAGTGCGTTGATCACGGGCTGTGCCCTGCAACGCGAAACGCCGACGAAGCCACTGTTGATCGATGGTGGCCGGGCCCGACACCTCCGCAAGGAGATGTATACTACGCTGCAACGCCTGCAAGAACGTGGTGCCGCCGACTGGCGAATCGAGGAACGATTCGGCTACCACCAGAATGCGCTCACGGATATCGTCGAGAAAGCCTCGCATGAGGCCGTCGAATACGCCCGCCAATTCGACGATCCAGTAATCGTACTCGAGAATCTGTCGTACATCCGTGAGAACTTGGATTACGGCGCGTACATGAACCGACGGCTGCACTCGTGGGCCTTCGCTCAACTGCAAGGTCGAATCGAGGACAAGGCACTCGAGGCAGGGATTCCGGTGGAGCACGTCCAACCACACTATACCTCGCAGATTTGCCATGCGTGCGGTCACGTCGGCCGCCGTGACGAACAGGCTGAATTCCGTTGTACGAACGACGAGTGCCACATCACCACGTTCCAAGCCGATATCAACGCCGCGGCGAACATCGCTCGCTGCGTTGATCCGTGGGGTGAGAGCGTTCCTTGGAAATCGGAGCGCGATGACACGCCACGGAATGGGAGCCCCTGTGACAGGGCCGCGGAACGCCGAGAGGCGAGTCGGGAACCCCGACAGATGACTCTCTCGGAGTACGGTTCCGAAACCTCTGAGACCGGTTCCCTTGTAGGAAGCTCCGTCCGTTAG